The Platichthys flesus chromosome 8, fPlaFle2.1, whole genome shotgun sequence genome has a window encoding:
- the atox1 gene encoding copper transport protein ATOX1 — MTKHEFEVAMTCEGCSGAVTRILNKLGDVKFEIDLPKKLVWIESDRDVDFLTETLKKCGKEVKYNGTK, encoded by the exons ATGACG AAACACGAGTTCGAGGTGGCGATGACATGTGAGGGATGTTCAGGAGCCGTCACCAGAATCCTCAACAAACTGGGAG ATGTGAAGTTCGAGATCGACTTGCCTAAGAAGCTGGTTTGGATCGAGTCCGACAGAGACGTGGACTTTCTCACTGAGACGCTGAAGAAATGTGGGAAGGAAGTCAAGTACAACGGCACCAAATGA